DNA from Dama dama isolate Ldn47 chromosome 5, ASM3311817v1, whole genome shotgun sequence:
GTTATGATTGCAACCATGCCAGTGGGATTTAACACATCTTAATGGTGCcagacattatgccaagtgatgCAGGGTGAAATTGACTTGCAAAATTTTTcccaaagataaaaatgaagttgTCAAGTGAAATTTAAGGTGTTAGGAGGGATGGGGATTTGGATGCCTGGTAAAATATCATAGTAGGTCTAGCTGAAGATTCCATCCGATCAAACCCTTCCCAGTCCCAGTGTCTGTTCTTTCAGCCTAGGGGTGTCACAGACATGGAGAGTCTCAGAGTTAAAATGCTATTGGTCTGGTCCCAAGTCACCAAGGTCCCAGTGATGGcaggaaaaagttattttttcctgGAGTTTATTCTTGGCTACATGCAGTAGCACAACCAAATATTCCCTTATTTTGGCATGGTTTCATGTGGTTTCAAAAGATTCAAGCACATCCTTTATGATATTATACAACTGGGTGGCTATAATTCTAGAACATTATGATTGTAAGAACTTAAGCTGATGATATTGCCCTGATAATGGGTTTGTTCTAATGTGTCCTGTAGCTTAGGCATGAATATTTCAAGTTCAGATCACAGGTCTTAGAAGTGAGATTCcccacttttccccctttctcATTCTTCCCTGCTTAATTGTGGTGAATGTAATTGGGCAGGGACCCCCATATTAGATGTGAAGTCATTCCCACTAAGGGGAATGAATTTTCCTAGCCCACATTAGCTTTTTCAGGGAAGACTTGATGTCTCTGTTCCTCCAACTATAGATAAAGGGGTTTAGCATTGGGGTTACCACCGTGTACATCACTGATGCAACTGCACCCTTCTGTGCCAAGCGGTTGGAGAGGGGGCTGAAGTAAACACAAAAGGAACTCCCAAAGTGTAGACAGACCACAGAGAGGTGAGAGCGGCAGGTGGAAAAGGCTTTCCACTTCCTCTGAGCTGAGGGGATCTTCAGCATTGTCAAGAAAATGTATGCATAAGAGATAACCAGGCAAAGCACACAAACCAGACCCACAAGACCCCCTACAGTGAAGATCACCAGTTCATTGATGAAGGGGTCTGTGCAGGACAGACTCAGAAGGGGGTTGATGTCACAGAAGAAGTGTGCAGTCTCTTGGTCTGCACAGAAGGACAGGCTGCTCATCAAGAGTGTGTGTAGGAGGGAGTGGAGGGCATTCATGACCCAGGATGCAGACACTAGGAGGACACAGAGTCCAGGGCTCATGACCATGATgtaatggagtgggtagcatatggCCATGTAGCAGTCATAGGCCATGGCAGCCAAGAGGAATGCCTCCAGCATCCCAAACATCAAGACAAAATACAGTTGTGATAGACACTCTGTGTAGGAGATGACCTGATTTTGGGCCCATGTATTTGCCAGACTGTGGTAGAAATGAAGCAGGTATCAGAGAGGGAGAGGTTGGCCAGGAAGAAGAACATGGGAGTGTGGAGTTGAGCATCAGCAGTGATGGCCAGAATGATGAGGAGGTTGCCCATCACTGTGACCAAGTACATGGACAGGAATAGACCAAAGAGGGGCCACTGCTGCTCTGGCTGTTGGGAGAGTCCCAGAAGGAAAAATTCTGAGACACTGGTCAGGTTTTCCTATTCCATTTGTCTGTAAGCAGAAAGTAGAGTTAATTGAATGAGATTGGTAAGCCCTGGATTGTGaactctgaaaactatgaggtatTCCAGTGTTGATATTCTAGGGTGGGGTTGAATCATATAAAATCTCCAATATTTAACTGCTTGTTGGTCAATCaccaagttgtatctgactctgtgctaccccatggactgtagcctgccaggcctccctgtccctcaccatctcccggagtttgcccaagttcatgtccattgaattggtgatgccacctGCAGAAATGTCAGTTTCATCTGGTTCAGCTGACTGTTTGCAAATGATTGCACCTTGTGCCATGGAAAACTGAAGATTTGTTTGCAATGGGAGAAGAGGTTTTTGAAAAAGCTTTATTATATAAGTGTTAATCCAatatgggttttcctggtggctcagacggtaaagaatctgcccacaatgtcggagaccctagttcgatccatgggtcgagaagatcctttggagaagggcatggcaatccaatcctgtatttttgcctggagaattccatggacagaagaacctggcgggctacagtccatgggtttgcaaagttggacatgactgaaccactaacacttttactttttcacttttcaatccAGTACATATATCTGGGGGAGTAGGCTGGACATGTTTGTTTGCTTAACTCTTATGGTATTCGTGTGGACATGACGATAATCCATCCTGAGGTTTCACGAGTCAGAAaagtatttttaacatattttcccaATGCTTCAAAAGAATAGCTGCTGGAGAAGGAGCTTGggatttggtaaaaaaaaaacatgtctaATACTGAAAgtgacacaacaacaacaacactgaaaTCATTATCACTGCTGTCTACACAGCTCATCTGACCAGAGACCTGGGTGTCATTACTGACccattttccttcctccctgtctGCATTCAAGTACCATCAAatcatggtaattttattttctcaacatAGCTGAAATTTGCCTATTTATCTCTATTTACACACTTCCCTCAGGCTTGGCAATTGTTCTCCTTGCCTCCAGGCACACCCACCTGCCATCTCTTCTCACAATAGAGAGAATGAGCTTTCCACACATCATATCTGATTTTATTGCTCAAGCTGAGAAATCCTTCAGGGGCTCCTCTTTACTCTCAGGATAGACTCTAAACTTCTTAACATGGCCTGAAGACCCTTGACCCTACTGGTATTTATTATAGATGTTTCCCGTTCTCATGAACCTCCCTCCTGCACTCCACACCTTGTGTACCAGTTATACTTTGAATCATTTAAAAGATCCAGATACAGTCTCACTTTGAACTTTTGCccatcttattttcttgggc
Protein-coding regions in this window:
- the LOC133055924 gene encoding LOW QUALITY PROTEIN: olfactory receptor 1G1-like (The sequence of the model RefSeq protein was modified relative to this genomic sequence to represent the inferred CDS: inserted 1 base in 1 codon; substituted 1 base at 1 genomic stop codon) yields the protein MIQPHPRISTLEYLIVFRVHNPGLTNLIQLTLLSAYRQMEXENLTSVSEFFLLGLSQQPEQQWPLFGLFLSMYLVTVMGNLLIILAITADAQLHTPMFFFLANLSLSDTCFISTTXLANTWAQNQVISYTECLSQLYFVLMFGMLEAFLLAAMAYDCYMAICYPLHYIMVMSPGLCVLLVSASWVMNALHSLLHTLLMSSLSFCADQETAHFFCDINPLLSLSCTDPFINELVIFTVGGLVGLVCVLCLVISYAYIFLTMLKIPSAQRKWKAFSTCRSHLSVVCLHFGSSFCVYFSPLSNRLAQKGAVASVMYTVVTPMLNPFIYSWRNRDIKSSLKKLMWARKIHSP